Part of the Aureitalea marina genome, GAAATTGTATTTGACTAGTGAACGAATAGCCTTGGGCTCCACTAAATAGTTCGGGTCGTTTTTTACGAATGTGTTGAAATAGCTGATCCAATCGATCTGATATCGGATCCGACCCTGTCTTAAAGGAATAATCAGCAGAGAAGTTAGAGAACCAGGTTTGACCATCGTTGTCCTTGCTGATCCAGGAAAATCCTTTATCCTTATGTTTGGTTACTTCCAGTGATTGCCCAAAGATCGTAGGTAAGGCCAAGGCCAAGGCACCATCCAGTACGGCGTATTCTCCACTGATCAGCAGCTTGCCGGAACTGTAATAGGTGCTCTGATTCATTATTCCCTGTTTCGGCTGATAAACTCTGAAGCAGCCTGAAAAGAGACTGCCTCCTTTTTGAAATGTTCTATGGCCAGTTCCTTTTCTTCCGGTGAGGCTCCTAATTGATTTAGGATGTTCATCAGGTGCATTTTCATATGTCCCTGTTGTATGCCGATGGTAACCAATGATCTTAAAGCAGCGAAGTTTTGGGCCAATCCGGCCACGGCAACGATCTCCATCAGTTCCTGGGCACTTGGTTTGCCCAATACATCCAGACTAAGTCTGACCAATGGATGAAGCGAGGTCAGTCCGCCTACTGTTCCAAGAGCCAGAGGTAGTTCGATCCAAAATTTAAATTGACCATCAACCACTTCAGCATGAGTCAGGCTGGTATATCGTCCAGATCTAGCCGCAAAGGCGTGTACTCCTGCTTCCACAGCCCGGAAATCGTTCCCGGTGGCCAATACCAAGGCATCCACTCCATTCATTATTCCTTTATTGTGGGTTACAGCCCGGCTCACTTCAACCTCGGCTATTTGGACTGCCTGCACCATTTTTCGTGCAAATTCGTCCCCGGACAAACCATTGTTGGCTAACTGTTCTAACGGACAACTCACGCTGGCCTTCACCAAACAATTGGGTACATAATTGGACAGTATGCTCATCACTACTTCGGGGCGTTGAACACCAAATCCATCCCAGTCTTTGGCCAAAACTCTGAGGGTGGAAGCGATCTGTTCTAGGCAGCTGTTGATAAAATTAGCTCCCATAGCGTCTTTAGTCTGAAAGGTTGCGTGCAACTGATAATAGCCCGCTAAAGCCGCTGTACTGTCTTTGAGTTCGAGGTCGATAAGTCCACCGCCTCTTTTTTTCATGTTCCGCTGAATCTCCCCAACAGAATCGATCAAGCTCATCTTGTGTTCCTGAAAGAACTGCTCCATTCTATCAGTCGGTCCCGGATAATTGATATGGATCTGTCCGGCTTTGACCGTCGATATGACCTCGGCCTTAAAACCGCCCTTGTCCAGCCAAAATTTAGCAGCATTACTGGCCGCTGCTACCACGGAGCTCTCTTCGATCACCATGGGGAGGGTCATTAAACGCTCATTGATCAGAAAGTTAGGAGCGATCCCATAAGGCAGGTAGTAATTGCTGATGGAATTCTCAATGAATTCATCGTGTAGTGTCTGCAGCTTATCATCACTATTCCAATACTGTTTCAGGGTCGATCGGGCCTCTGAGGAATCAGACAAATACTGACTGACCAGCCAATCGATCTTTTGTTCTTTGGACAGTTTGGAGAATCCGATTACTGCTTCGGGCATATACTTGAACTTAGGAGCTCAAAGATACTATTATTCCCGCACAGCTGATCTTTTCGAAACCTCCTGAAAGCCCGCCATTTAACAGAAAAATCGTGCTATTTCGGTATATTTTTATTAAACTTGGCCTAACTTAAACTTAACGGCTTGAACAAGACTCATCTCCGCTTGCTGCTGTTGTTGCTGGTTTCCGCACCCTTACTGACCACAGCTCAGCAAAATCAATTCACTTTAGAAGAAATTTGGGGAGGCGCTTTTAGAACAGAGCGGCTGGATGCCCTTCATCCCATGAATAACGGAACGCAGTATTCTGTGCTGAATTACGACAGGACAGCCAAGGCCTCCACCATCGATGTATATGATTATACTTCGGGCGAAAAAGTCGAAACCGTAGTAAACACCAAAGATCTGCTGGATCTCAATTATGTGATCTCTTATGAATTCAGTGATGATGAAAGCCGGATGTTGCTTGCGGCAGAACTTCAGCAGATCTATCGTCGTTCGTCCAGAGGAAAATACTTCGTCTTTGATCGGACCAATAAGTCAACCACCTTGCTGTCCAATAATCTGGTCAAAGAACCCACCTTCAGTCCGGATGCATCGAAGGTCGCTTATGGCTATCAAAACAATCTGTTCTTTAAAGATCTCAGTTCGGGAAGTGTAATTCAAGTCACCGAGGATGGTCAGAACAACAGCATTATCAATGGAATAACCGATTGGGTGTACGAAGAAGAATTCGGTTTTGTGCGCGCCTTCGATTGGAATTCCAAAT contains:
- a CDS encoding hydroxymethylglutaryl-CoA reductase, degradative, translating into MPEAVIGFSKLSKEQKIDWLVSQYLSDSSEARSTLKQYWNSDDKLQTLHDEFIENSISNYYLPYGIAPNFLINERLMTLPMVIEESSVVAAASNAAKFWLDKGGFKAEVISTVKAGQIHINYPGPTDRMEQFFQEHKMSLIDSVGEIQRNMKKRGGGLIDLELKDSTAALAGYYQLHATFQTKDAMGANFINSCLEQIASTLRVLAKDWDGFGVQRPEVVMSILSNYVPNCLVKASVSCPLEQLANNGLSGDEFARKMVQAVQIAEVEVSRAVTHNKGIMNGVDALVLATGNDFRAVEAGVHAFAARSGRYTSLTHAEVVDGQFKFWIELPLALGTVGGLTSLHPLVRLSLDVLGKPSAQELMEIVAVAGLAQNFAALRSLVTIGIQQGHMKMHLMNILNQLGASPEEKELAIEHFKKEAVSFQAASEFISRNRE